The sequence CAGTACATGGGAgattttttttgagagaaattactctgcaagtatttttttttttgagtgaatAGTTCTGccaatctagctctaatttccGGGACACTGTTTCTTACAATTGACGGTGCTTCGCGCACATGAACAGAGCTTAATTTACTCGCGTGATCATGCACTCGAACATGGGCTACTTGTTCACTTATACAAGTGTAGTTTGATTCGGACTCGAGACAACAAGTAATTAGAAACGTCAGGCGCCGCCATGTCCGGCAGGAACGGGGAGAGGTCACGGGCGCGCCAACGCCTGCGCGAGGCGATGGACCTTGGCGGCGATCTCCGGCGGGATCCGCACGGCCGCCCGCGGCCGTTCCTTGCTCCGGCGGAAGTCCAGGCCCAGCGCGTCGGACACGTCCTCGGAGCTCCACCCGGCTCGCCGGAGCGAGTCCGAGCACCGGTCCGTTTTCAGCACCAGTGCGTCGAGCACCACCTCAGTGTCGAGTGCTGGGGCGTCATCGCCGTCGAAGAGTCCTGAGGCGGCCACCTCGATCATCTCGTCGACCTCCCGGTCCCTCCAGCCACCTTTCCTGAGCACCGATCCGAGATCGTCGAGGTAGTTGCCGACCCATCGCGGGGTGGACCTCCGTGGTGGCGAGGGGCAGCACGAGGatggggacgaggaggaggaggcggtggaggctTCAGAGGAAGATGaatcgcggcggcggcggtcggaggCGGCATCGCTCCAGAACTCGATCCAGCGTGGGGCCTGGCCGCAGCAGACGGCGTCGAGGCTGCGGCGCGTGTACGACGTGCTCGTGCCGCAGAGGGGAGAGGCCAATGGGGAGGAGACTTCCAGCGGCTGGAACGAGGACTCGCGCGTGAAGAAGTGGAGCACGTCGAGGCCGCAGCAGAGGACGCGGTCGTCGGTGACGAAGAACACGGGGTTCCCGGCGAGGCAGGGGCGGCAGGGCACGTAGCACCGGTCGAACAGCGGCACAAGCAGCGGCGCGCGCCGGATGGCGGAGCGCGCGAGCCGCCGCGCGCGGTCCGGGTCCGCGGGCCTCGGCCCCCAGCACCGCGGCCACAGCGCGCCCCTCGCGATCTGCAGCGACGCCGCTGCGACGGGCAGGTCGAACGCGGCGCATAGACCCGCGCGGCCGCGCCAGTCCGGGAACCCGGACCCCGAGGGGAGACCCTGCGCCAGGACGGCGCGGAGGTCGGGCGGGAACGTGAACCCCACCCCGGCCTCCGCGCGCGCGAACTCTGCGTCGGACAGCCCCGGGAGGACGGCCACCCCGGCCGCCCGGAGGTGGGAGAGCACAGCCGCGGCCACGCCGTGGAAGGAGTGCAGCCCGTGGCGCGgtgacgccgacgccgacgcgggGCCCGCCGCGGCGCGCGTGGACAGGCGGCGCAGGCCCGCCGCGTGGGCCGCCGGGGCCAGCCCCGCCATCCGGTGATCCACGTCCACCATCGCAGCCGTGTGAGCGTGCCTTCGAATGCGCGAGTGAGTACGGAGTTCACGAGATGGCAAGGGAACGGCTTCTTCGCGGCGGAGGAGAGGATCGGAAGACTGTGAGGAGATTTGGCGAAGGAGTGAGGAGGAGCCGAGGAGTGGGTTATATAAGGGACGCGGTTGCCGTCGGGCATGTAGCGAGGTAGGGCAAGGGTGGGGCCTACGACCGTGGGCAACGGGCTCAGCGGAGATCTGAGGTCATGCGGCTAGCTGAGCGTGTGGCGAGAAAGCGATGGCGTAAGCGCCCCCTGTGGTTCAAGTCGGTTTCTGAACGCTAGGCGTCTCTTCGATTGTGAAAACGCAAGCTTGGGTACTGATGAGCAGTGAGGCTGCAATAATCACGCTTCCTAGAGTTTACCCTTCGAGGTTTCAGACGACTTTGTCAACGCGACGGCCTCTGGCGAGTTTACGGGAGAGAAGATAGTTATtatcggtgtaaagaataaatGGTTTTTTGGTAAGGGACTTATGATGGTTAAATATCAACTTTTTTATACATCATGATTGAACAAGAGTATAGTCTCTCGACGTGTCCAGCCAACGACTATACGATCAGTTTCTTCGACTAGTCTCCAAGTCTTTGAGGGAAATTCCATAATTAGTTTTCTCTGATCGTAGAGTAGGTATGCGCCTAATCAGTCAGATTTCATTACATACTTTTTCACTCAAGTGTTATCTCTTACCTAGGTTGTCCTTCCGAGCGAACCTAGGCGTGATCATCACAGACTTGTCGTGTCCCATCTTGTAGTATTAAACACTACAGGACAGTCTGACAAAGCGTGGCAGTAGGTTTTGCAGAAGCGTGGATGGCGCATGGGGACGGGACCTAACATACCAGACGATAAGGATGGCGCGGGCGTGGAACCGATAGCACAGACTCTATAGATCGACAGCGCAAGTGGAATGCGGCCACTCGTTATAATAATAGGCATATGTTAGAAGGATTAGTTAGGTCACCCCAGTCCATTCCGGGATAGGCGGCTAATATAATATGTGTGGTAGCTTAGATCCCTATGTAAGTTTTCTCTCCCTTgaatatataaagggagggaaacaaggagaagaagaaaagaggatCCAGTTCATTCATacccatataaaaaaatacataggatgtagAGCTAATATTCTAAGGGAGGTCCGAACCTGGATAacttctggtgttcttgagttcatcacacgcACGCAGCTAGGACATACGACCTCATGTTGCGGATCACGTGCCCGTCATCAGGTATACCCCGGTATCATTGTTCGGGGcaaccctcgacatttggcgtgTTAGGTAGGGGCGTGTTTTTTGCATTTTGGTAAATTTCTGTAGTGTGATTAGGCTAACCATGGCTAGATCCACCGCAACCGATGAGCCTGGCTCTAAGGACTCGGGTTGTCGCGAGGGTGTTCACCATGAAGTAAGATCCAGACAAGCCCGAAGGCTGCAAAGACCTTCACACTGCTAGGTCCTAACGATAGACTCCAGGTCGTGTGCCTTGGGGGAAACCCACCCCGACAAATAAAGGGTCATCCGAAAAGTCCCCCTCCGTATCGGGATGGTTTGCCAACCATTCCGTGCGTTCCCCTCCTTTTACGGAATGACCTAGAGCCACCGCCAAGATAAGATCCCTAATCAAGTAAA is a genomic window of Phragmites australis chromosome 17, lpPhrAust1.1, whole genome shotgun sequence containing:
- the LOC133897377 gene encoding uncharacterized protein LOC133897377 — translated: MVDVDHRMAGLAPAAHAAGLRRLSTRAAAGPASASASPRHGLHSFHGVAAAVLSHLRAAGVAVLPGLSDAEFARAEAGVGFTFPPDLRAVLAQGLPSGSGFPDWRGRAGLCAAFDLPVAAASLQIARGALWPRCWGPRPADPDRARRLARSAIRRAPLLVPLFDRCYVPCRPCLAGNPVFFVTDDRVLCCGLDVLHFFTRESSFQPLEVSSPLASPLCGTSTSYTRRSLDAVCCGQAPRWIEFWSDAASDRRRRDSSSSEASTASSSSSPSSCCPSPPRRSTPRWVGNYLDDLGSVLRKGGWRDREVDEMIEVAASGLFDGDDAPALDTEVVLDALVLKTDRCSDSLRRAGWSSEDVSDALGLDFRRSKERPRAAVRIPPEIAAKVHRLAQALARP